In the Flavobacterium acetivorans genome, one interval contains:
- a CDS encoding chemotaxis protein CheB: MDMIIIGGSAGSFNTILSILNGLDKSVSVPIVIVLHRLKNCESSFEDILRNNTHYIVKEVEDKEIIKKGILYTAPSNYHLLLEENYTFSLDVSDLVNYSRPSIDVTFESASAILKEKCCGILLSGANNDGAEGLKLIAENNGTTIIQDCQEAEFDNMPKAAKLIYKYHQELNTKNIINKLNNEYC, from the coding sequence ATGGATATGATAATCATTGGTGGATCAGCGGGTTCGTTTAATACAATACTATCTATATTAAACGGTCTGGACAAAAGTGTTTCTGTACCAATTGTAATTGTTTTACATAGATTAAAAAACTGCGAATCTTCATTTGAAGATATTTTAAGAAACAATACCCATTATATTGTAAAAGAAGTAGAAGATAAAGAAATTATAAAAAAAGGCATACTATATACCGCTCCATCAAATTATCATCTCTTATTAGAAGAAAACTATACATTTTCATTAGACGTTTCAGATCTGGTCAATTATAGCAGACCCTCAATAGATGTAACTTTTGAATCTGCTTCTGCCATATTAAAAGAAAAATGCTGCGGAATATTGCTATCGGGTGCTAATAACGATGGAGCAGAAGGTTTAAAACTAATCGCAGAAAATAATGGGACGACTATTATTCAAGACTGCCAAGAAGCAGAATTCGATAACATGCCCAAAGCCGCAAAACTAATATACAAATACCATCAAGAATTAAATACCAAAAATATCATAAACAAATTGAATAATGAATACTGCTAA
- a CDS encoding hybrid sensor histidine kinase/response regulator has protein sequence MNTAKTHTLLLIDDKPANLIALKSMLEHPTREIMCCQSANEGLQILLKEKISLILVDVQMPEMDGYEFVEIIKQHPDTANIPTIFVTAISDEPKYINKAYDLGAIDFLFKPLITEVTRKKVDSFLKIWDYDQQLKALNEKLLVKNSELEQFANIIAHDLKTPLNNIKSLIDFIEEEHVLDLKEEATGLFEMVKSSAMDMSKLIDDLLHYSKNVENNEGKESIHILTEINGIIKLIDTDNSIKINKENLNHTVLFQPVAFKQIIQNLLSNAIKYNDKEVTEINIIYSEIDKKISIIDNGPGIPENQHEKVFDMFYTLGKSSRGDSGTGIGLNLVKKLAERNDVRVHFNSNYTEGTEVIISNLITS, from the coding sequence ATGAATACTGCTAAAACGCATACCCTGTTATTGATTGATGACAAACCTGCTAATTTAATTGCTTTAAAAAGCATGCTTGAGCATCCCACTAGAGAAATTATGTGCTGTCAATCTGCCAATGAAGGATTACAAATACTGCTAAAAGAAAAAATTTCACTCATTTTAGTAGATGTTCAAATGCCCGAAATGGATGGTTATGAGTTTGTTGAAATAATAAAACAACATCCAGATACGGCCAACATACCTACTATTTTTGTCACAGCCATAAGCGATGAACCTAAATATATTAACAAGGCTTATGATCTAGGGGCCATCGATTTTCTTTTTAAACCTCTAATTACAGAAGTTACTAGGAAAAAAGTGGACTCTTTTTTAAAAATATGGGATTATGATCAACAATTAAAAGCATTGAATGAGAAGCTTCTGGTAAAAAACAGCGAGTTAGAACAATTTGCAAATATCATCGCGCATGATTTGAAAACCCCTTTAAACAATATAAAGTCTCTAATTGATTTTATAGAAGAAGAACATGTACTAGACCTAAAAGAAGAAGCTACCGGACTGTTTGAAATGGTAAAAAGCTCTGCAATGGATATGTCTAAATTGATTGATGATTTATTACATTATTCTAAGAATGTAGAAAACAATGAGGGCAAAGAGAGTATTCATATTTTAACAGAAATTAACGGAATAATCAAACTTATTGATACCGATAATAGTATTAAAATCAATAAAGAGAATTTAAATCATACTGTTTTATTCCAGCCCGTAGCATTTAAACAAATCATTCAAAATTTATTATCAAACGCTATCAAATATAACGACAAAGAGGTTACTGAAATAAACATCATTTACTCCGAAATTGATAAAAAAATATCCATTATTGATAATGGACCAGGAATACCCGAAAATCAACATGAAAAGGTTTTTGATATGTTTTACACTCTTGGCAAATCATCCCGAGGAGATTCTGGTACTGGTATCGGTTTGAATTTGGTCAAAAAACTAGCCGAAAGAAACGATGTTAGAGTTCATTTCAATAGCAATTATACCGAAGGAACAGAAGTCATCATTTCAAACTTAATTACTTCATAA
- the pafA gene encoding alkaline phosphatase PafA, with product MRKLILFFAFIGIVNAYAQQRPKLVIGIVVDQMKTEYLYRFSDDFSANGFKRLMNNGYTFQNMHYNYMPTYTAPGHASIYTGATPSVHGIVGNEWFSRTLGKEMYCTDDASVSTIGNGTKEEGEMSPKNLQSTTITDELRMATNFKGKVIGLSIKDRGAILPAGHFANWAFWYSKTGAFVSSTFYGEKLPEWVTKFNDEKRYMAYINKGWDLYRPKSTYNESLVDDNPYEGLLYNSSAPVFPYNLKAMYEKNDAGVLRSTPFGNDLVAEFAMRTIEMEELGKDDVTDFLAVSFSSTDYVGHLLGPRSMELQDTYLRLDQTIADFLVYLDKKVGKDNYLLFLTADHAGAENVNFLKENKYNVRSVSPKDIRANLKDFSMKTFGADLILNYSSFNLFFNKETIKNKNLDLNVVKASFKTYLMSQDYVKRVYTEEEILDASGNDYFLNFIVKGYDVTQNGDLVILDKPGYIEYQGKGTSHGTPYSYDTHVPAIFYGWNVKKGESYDKKNITEIAPTLAQKLKIPFPNGTEANVLEEVLKN from the coding sequence ATGAGAAAATTGATTTTATTTTTTGCATTTATAGGGATTGTAAATGCTTATGCCCAACAACGTCCCAAATTAGTGATTGGGATTGTTGTGGATCAAATGAAGACTGAGTATTTGTATCGTTTTTCAGATGATTTTTCTGCGAATGGTTTTAAAAGGTTAATGAATAATGGTTATACTTTTCAAAACATGCATTATAATTATATGCCTACCTATACTGCTCCTGGACATGCTTCTATCTATACTGGAGCAACGCCATCCGTGCATGGTATTGTTGGGAACGAATGGTTCAGTAGAACTTTGGGTAAAGAGATGTATTGTACAGATGATGCTTCTGTGAGTACCATTGGGAATGGAACTAAAGAGGAAGGTGAGATGTCACCTAAAAATTTGCAAAGTACTACAATTACGGATGAATTGCGTATGGCGACCAATTTTAAAGGTAAGGTCATAGGATTGAGTATTAAAGATCGTGGAGCGATATTGCCGGCAGGCCATTTTGCAAATTGGGCCTTTTGGTATAGTAAAACTGGTGCTTTTGTTTCGAGTACTTTCTACGGTGAAAAATTACCGGAATGGGTAACCAAATTCAATGATGAAAAGAGATATATGGCCTATATTAATAAAGGCTGGGATTTGTATAGACCTAAGAGTACATACAATGAGAGTTTAGTAGATGATAATCCGTATGAAGGTTTATTGTATAACAGTTCAGCTCCGGTTTTTCCATATAACTTGAAAGCGATGTATGAGAAAAATGATGCAGGAGTATTAAGGTCAACGCCTTTTGGTAATGATCTTGTGGCTGAATTTGCTATGAGAACAATCGAAATGGAAGAATTAGGTAAAGATGATGTTACTGATTTTTTAGCGGTTAGTTTTTCTTCTACTGATTATGTAGGGCATTTGTTAGGGCCTCGTTCTATGGAATTACAGGATACTTATTTAAGATTGGATCAAACTATAGCTGATTTTTTAGTGTATCTGGATAAGAAAGTAGGTAAGGATAATTATTTGCTTTTCTTGACTGCAGATCACGCAGGTGCTGAGAATGTTAATTTTTTAAAAGAAAACAAGTATAACGTAAGAAGTGTGAGTCCAAAAGATATTAGAGCAAATCTTAAAGATTTCTCTATGAAAACTTTTGGAGCTGATCTAATTTTGAATTATTCTAGTTTCAATTTGTTTTTTAATAAAGAGACGATTAAGAATAAGAATCTAGATTTGAATGTGGTTAAAGCTTCTTTTAAAACCTACTTAATGTCTCAGGATTATGTCAAAAGAGTGTATACTGAAGAAGAAATTTTGGATGCTTCAGGAAATGATTATTTTTTAAATTTTATTGTTAAAGGATATGATGTTACTCAGAATGGAGACCTTGTCATTTTAGATAAGCCGGGTTATATTGAGTATCAAGGAAAAGGAACTTCTCATGGAACTCCGTACAGCTATGATACACATGTACCAGCTATTTTTTATGGTTGGAATGTTAAAAAAGGGGAATCATATGATAAAAAAAATATCACAGAAATTGCACCAACACTAGCTCAAAAATTAAAAATTCCATTCCCTAATGGAACAGAGGCTAATGTTTTAGAAGAAGTTTTGAAGAATTAA